The following are encoded together in the Bos indicus isolate NIAB-ARS_2022 breed Sahiwal x Tharparkar chromosome 29, NIAB-ARS_B.indTharparkar_mat_pri_1.0, whole genome shotgun sequence genome:
- the TNNI2 gene encoding troponin I, fast skeletal muscle, producing MLQIAATELEKEEGRREAEKQNYLSEHCPPLHLPGSMSEVQELCRQLHAKIDAAEEEKYDMEIRVQKSTKELEDMNQKLFDLRGKFKRPPLRRVRMSADAMLKALLGSKHKVCMDLRANLKQVKKEDTEKERDLRDVGDWRKNIEEKSGMEGRKKMFETES from the exons ATGCTGCAGATCGCGGCCACCgagctggagaaggaggagggccGCCGGGAGGCGGAGAAGCAGAACTACCTGTCGGAGCACTGCCCGCCGTTGCACCTGCCCGGTTCCATGTCTGAAGTGCAG GAGCTCTGCAGGCAGCTGCACGCCAAGATCGACGCGGCCGAGGAGGAGAAGTATGACATGGAGATAAGGGTGCAGAAGAGCACCAAGGAG CTGGAGGACATGAACCAGAAGCTGTTCGACCTGAGGGGCAAGTTCAAGCGGCCCCCACTGCGACGCGTGCGCATGTCGGCCGATGCCATGCTGAAGGCGCTGCTGGGCTCCAAGCACAAGGTGTGCATGGACCTGAGGGCTAACCTCAAGCAGGTCAAGAAGGAGGACACTGAGAAG GAGCGCGACCTGCGGGACGTGGGCGACTGGAGGAAGAACATCGAGGAGAAGTCGGGCATGGAGGGCCGCAAGAAGATGTTCGAGACCGAGTCCTAG